The genomic stretch GGTGCGTTTACTAGTGGCGCCTAAAGCCTAAATCCCCGATTAATCTTTGTGTTAAAAATAGAGCAGTCTGTTTCACCTTGTCTCCAGGATAACACTGACTACCCTAGTGATGAAGGATTACACAGGGATTAGAGAAGGATTATTTAATAAAAACAGTGGGAACACGATTCAAAGATCCCCACTCAAAGACAACTGGATTCACATGAAAATTGGCTTATTAAAATTACATTGACCATGTAAACAGCTCATACTAACCTTACATAAGGCAAATAAACCAACTGGTTTCTTCCTTTTGTGGGGGAAATAATCAAAACTGTTCCAACAAAGCTATTACTACATGTTGTTCTACAAATGGTACATCAAAACAAACTTGCCATTGGAGGCGATACCTGCATCTATAGCAGTTCTCTAAACTTCTAAAACCCTTCATTCTGCCTGCAATTCAAATTAATTTGCAAAGGCCACATAGATTAACAGACCCAATCTGGATTAATACAATATTATACATGCCATGGTTGGCTTACCTGCCACTGTAAACCATTTAACTGGCTGCCCACTTGGCTATGAAGAGCCATTAAACACAGACTGTGGTTGAGACTTTGCTTCATCCTCTTTGCCTGTTGAAGAGTTCCATCAGTGTTCAACATCAGTCCACTGATTTGTTAAAACATCTTTAATAGTGTAACATGATCCATGTGTCCTTTTTAGCTGATGATGATGTCCAGTGTTAGCATGTCAGAAGGGCTTATTCTGCAGGTCCTTTGAGGTCTCTCTCAAGCCTGTAGCCACTTCACTGACGAGCTCTGGCAAAGGCATCACGGAGCCACATAGAGTCCTCATACAGCCTCGGGTCACCCATGTACTCTGCTGTGCGTTTGTATAAGTAGTAATACAACACTGCCGCTGTGAACAGAAAGAAGTACAGTTATCTAACCACCACAGAGACTATGGAAAATAGATTAGTTGTGGTGGAAAATGTACCTCTGAATTAATCCACCAATTACCTGTTCTCTGGAATACAAAAAGAGCTTGAAGACCATCTGTCCAAACAAAACGGTTTGACTCGAGCCATCTAAGATTctagaaaaaggaaataattgCATGGATCAAAACTGTGCGCAGCAGAAATTGTATAAATGCATGGCACTGATTTTGAAGGACTGAGTTAACATGCAGGTGTCTGTGATGGTGTGACGAAGCGTACCAACACCCAGCAGTGGAAGCAGATGCTGAGGGTCAGGTAAAGAGCTGAGAATATCAGCAGAGCCCTGaacctctccagcagcagggacACCAGGCCCACCTGGAACATGTAGGTGTTTAACATCATCAGCAGAATGATGATCACGTTGAACAAGATGGCGATGTCCTGGATGCTGCAGACACAGATtttcttgatttatttataataTGGATTTCTGATGCAGTATCTGCCTTAAAATACTTCAAGTGTAAACCAAATACATACAACCATGTCAGAGAGAAGGATAATGTGCAAGACTGGTACATGatcatttttttcagaaaagttGATATAGAGAAAAATGAACATAGAACCTGTGTGAGAGCTGCCAATCAGACTGACTACTGAATCGAGACCAGGCACTGAATAAAAATCTGCCATAAAGAGGTTTTATCTCAGTATTTTCCATGCATACACATAGGACACAGTACCAGGATCTAAAAGTTACCATATTTCTATGATAAACTGCAAAAATAGATTTGTTCTAGTAACCTCTAAATAAATGAGTGCACAGATTAAGGTAAAATCTGAATAATGTAAATCTCTGGCCACTGCTCTAAATGTCACGTTGCTATTTGCTtattaatcattattttcagcCTTAAACATATTTAGCTTTGTCCATCTCTCCCAAATGAGAGCCACAACTAATTATCATTTCATTACTGATTTTTAATCATCTGGGGGGGTCATTtcatatataaaatattaagaaaaatatgaaaatgtttccaATTTCTAAAGATATAACATTTAAACTATATGACAAATGACAGTGATATGAAGTGAAGAAAGCAGGTCTGCACATGTGTGAAGATGTAACCcgattgtttggtttttttgctCATCATTGACAGCAAAAACTgctattaaaaataaaacccaccaGTGACTGACTGATAAATCAAGCAACCATCTCAGCATGCAGTTAAGTGACTCACATGAAAAGCACTAGCTGGACGACGGGCGCTCCTCTCAGGAGTTCACTGAAGGAGTTGACGAAGAGGTCATAGGCCAACAGTGTCAGCTGGATGAGCAGCACCAGAGAGTAGTTACCAGTCTGGAGCATCTTCAGGGGCCGATCCTGCACACCAACTTCACAGTTGATTCACTGCCTAGCTGCTTTTCTCCACACTTGCAAAACACAGGTACTTGATGGTGACACAAGTCTATTTGGTCCAGATCCACCGCTCACATACTTCAGTACAAAAACACtagaagcagacagacagatctgaCTTCAAAGCTTGTCCATTCACATATTCAGAAACTGGATTTTAGATTTTCTTTACtccagtttgtctctctgttcagaaacatgttgctggttGTCCTCTGGGAAAATGTATCTTGGTGTTGATTGCAGGCAGTCCGAGACACCAGATTAGATGTTTGTGATCTTTTCATGTGCTGCATGTTGACGTCTCTGGTGTGGAAAGTATCCTCGTCGCCTGCTGCATTTCCTGcaagaaagaaacaacagaCAGGCTGTTATATGGTCTGAAAGGAAAAGGCATTGTGATTCTTTCACCCCCGAAGCGTATTCCTAGCTTCATATGTTTGCCTTGTTACCTTCTCCAGCTCGGATATGTGTGGATGTAACTTGTCGTCTTTCGCAAACAGCTAAATTAGCAATAAACCTAACCATGCGAGGTCAAGATGCCCAGGCTGTTACACAGGCAAGCATGGAAAGGTAAAGTCTGGGATTACAGATTAATTTCACCTACGCGGGAACAGCAatctcttg from Chaetodon auriga isolate fChaAug3 chromosome 6, fChaAug3.hap1, whole genome shotgun sequence encodes the following:
- the tmem138 gene encoding transmembrane protein 138, translating into MLQTGNYSLVLLIQLTLLAYDLFVNSFSELLRGAPVVQLVLFIIQDIAILFNVIIILLMMLNTYMFQVGLVSLLLERFRALLIFSALYLTLSICFHCWVLNLRWLESNRFVWTDGLQALFVFQRTAAVLYYYLYKRTAEYMGDPRLYEDSMWLRDAFARARQ